A region of Arabidopsis thaliana chromosome 5, partial sequence DNA encodes the following proteins:
- the ASG2 gene encoding transducin family protein / WD-40 repeat family protein (transducin family protein / WD-40 repeat family protein; FUNCTIONS IN: nucleotide binding; INVOLVED IN: biological_process unknown; LOCATED IN: CUL4 RING ubiquitin ligase complex; EXPRESSED IN: 24 plant structures; EXPRESSED DURING: 15 growth stages; CONTAINS InterPro DOMAIN/s: WD40 repeat 2 (InterPro:IPR019782), WD40 repeat-like-containing domain (InterPro:IPR011046), WD40-repeat-containing domain (InterPro:IPR017986), WD40/YVTN repeat-like-containing domain (InterPro:IPR015943), WD40 repeat (InterPro:IPR001680), WD40 repeat, subgroup (InterPro:IPR019781); BEST Arabidopsis thaliana protein match is: Transducin/WD40 repeat-like superfamily protein (TAIR:AT3G45620.1).), producing the protein MDNLSFHDGNIFNLLHTRSQDPSHEVDQRMQFHSSLVRRLSQEQELEGHQGCVNALAWNSNGSLLISGSDDLRINIWNYSSRKLLHSIDTGHTANIFCTKFVPETSDELVVSGAGDAEVRLFNTSRLSGRAEDDNAIIPSALYQCHTRRVKKLAVEPGNPNVVWSASEDGTLRQHDFRESTSCPPAGTAHQECRSVLLDLRSGAKRALADPPKQTLSLKSCDISATRPHLLLVGGSDAFARLYDRRMLPPLASSRKRMPPPPCVNYFCPMHLSERGRTNLHLTHVTFSPNGEEVLLSYSGEHVYLMNVNNGTGIMQYTPGDVDNLFSFSNNLHDVESPPQVSTTPQNGFHRSSNAATVKKCTELVEIAKWSLEEGTDVFYAIEAANEVLDAHSNDIESALRHECLCTRAALLLKRKWKNDAHMAVRDCHNARRIDASSFKAHYYMSEALQQLGKCKEALDFATAAQHMNPSDADIVAKVESIKRDLQAAGAEKNEETGAGTTRVLSLSDILYRSEANSDSSHDMSRSEREDSDYDEELELDIQTSLSDDEGRDTDSNSMRGSLNLRIHRVGDDKPMENTVDNASSGTASSSQNDRTSYQPEGAIDMKRRYVGHCNVGTDIKQASFLGQRGEYIASGSDDGRWFIWEKQTGRLMKVLVGDESVLNCIQCHPFDSVVATSGIDNTIKIWSPTASVPSIVAGGSAGPATANVVEVMESNQQKLSRNRENPLSVELMQRFRMQEFAEGNFHPFECTQS; encoded by the exons ATGGATAATCTCAGTTTTCACGATGGTAACATCTTCAATCTCCTCCACACAAGGTCCCAGGACCCAAGTCAT GAGGTTGATCAAAGAATGCAGTTTCACTCTTCCTTGGTTCGGAGACTTTCTCAGGAGCAAGAATTGGAG GGACATCAAGGCTGTGTTAATGCTTTAGCGTGGAACTCTAATGGTTCACTTTTGATATCTGGATCAGATGATTTAAGG aTCAATATTTGGAATTACTCCAGTCGGAAGCTTTTGCATTCTATAGATACAGGGCATACTGCCAACATCTTCTGTACGAAGTTTGTCCCTGAAACCTCTGACGAGCTTGTGGTATCTGGTGCTGGAGATGCTGAG GTTAGGCTATTCAATACATCCCGGTTAAGCGGTAGAGCAGAAGATGACAATGCTATTATTCCATCAGCATTGTACCAATGTCACACACGAAGAGTGAAAAAACTAGCT GTCGAACCTGGTAACCCCAATGTTGTATGGAGTGCTAGTGAAGATGGGACTTTAAGGCAGCATGATTTCCGGGAATCTACCTCTTGTCCTCCTGCTGGAACCGCTCACCAAGAATGCCGCAGTGTTCTG CTTGATCTGCGCAGTGGTGCCAAAAGAGCACTAGCTGATCCTCCAAAGCAAACTCTCTCCCTGAAGTCTTGTGATATAAGTGCCACAAGACCGCACCTACTTCTTGTTGGTGGAAG TGATGCATTTGCTCGTTTATACGATAGAAGGATGCTCCCACCGTTGGCATCAAGTCGGAAAAGGATGCCTCCACCTCCGTGTGTCAATTACTTCTGTCCCATGCATCTTTCTGAACGT GGGCGAACAAATTTGCACCTAACACATGTTACTTTCAGTCCTAATGGCGAAGAAGTTTTGCTCAGTTACAGTGGGGAGCATGTCTACCTGATGAATGTAAATAATG GCACTGGAATCATGCAATACACACCAGGAGATGTAGataacttgttttctttcagtAACAACCTCCACGATGTAGAATCTCCACCTCAGGTTTCCACCACTCCTCAAAATGGCTTTCACAGAAGTAGCAATGCTGCAACG GTTAAGAAGTGTACGGAATTGGTAGAAATTGCTAAATGGTCTTTAGAAGAGGGTACAGATGTTTTCTATGCAATTGAGGCAGCTAATGAAGTTCTGGATGCTCATTCTAATGATATTGAGTCTGCGCTAAGGCATGAATGCCTTTGTACTCGTGCCGCATTGTTACTCAAG aGGAAGTGGAAGAATGATGCTCATATGGCCGTAAGAGATTGCCATAATGCTCGGAGAATTGATGCTTCATCCTTTAAAGCTCATTACTACATGTCTGAAGCGCTGCAGCAA TTGGGAAAATGTAAAGAAGCTCTAGATTTTGCGACTGCTGCACAACATATGAACCCATCAGATGCCGATATAGTGGCAAAAGTGGAGAGCATTAAAAGGGATCTTCAAGCAG CTGGAGCTGAGAAAAACGAAGAGACAGGAGCTGGAACTACTAGAGTACTTTCTTTAAGCGACATACTATATAGATCAGAGGCCAACAGTGACAGTTCACATGATATGTCGAGATCCGAAAGAGAAGATTCTGATTATGATGAGGAATTGGAGTTGGATATTCAAACTTCGTTGTCTGATGATGAAGGACGAGATACAGACTCAAATTCTATGCGTGGCAGTCTCAACTTACGAATTCATAGAGTAGGTGATGATAAACCGATGGAAAATACAGTTGACAATGCCTCCTCAGGAACTGCATCGTCATCTCAAAATGATAGGACGTCTTATCAG CCAGAGGGAGCCATTGATATGAAACGTAGATATGTTGGCCACTGTAACGTAGGAACTGATATTAAGCAGGCCAGTTTTCTTGGTCAGAGAG GTGAATATATTGCAAGTGGAAGCGATGACGGTCGGTGGTTTATATGGGAGAAACAGACTGGAAGGCTTATGAAAGTGCTCGTTGGCGATGAATCAG TTTTGAACTGCATTCAATGCCATCCGTTTGATAGTGTTGTAGCAACGAGTGGAATTGATAACACAATAAAG ATATGGAGCCCAACCGCATCAGTCCCATCAATTGTAGCAGGAGGATCAGCTGGACCAGCAACCGCCAATGTAGTGGAAGTAATGGAGAGTAATCAACAGAAGCTAAGCCGCAATCGAGAGAATCCTCT GTCTGTGGAGCTAATGCAAAGGTTTAGGATGCAAGAATTTGCAGAAGGAAACTTTCACCCATTTGAATGTACTCAGAGCTAA
- the ASG2 gene encoding transducin family protein / WD-40 repeat family protein (transducin family protein / WD-40 repeat family protein; FUNCTIONS IN: nucleotide binding; INVOLVED IN: biological_process unknown; LOCATED IN: plasma membrane, CUL4 RING ubiquitin ligase complex; EXPRESSED IN: 24 plant structures; EXPRESSED DURING: 15 growth stages; CONTAINS InterPro DOMAIN/s: WD40 repeat 2 (InterPro:IPR019782), WD40 repeat-like-containing domain (InterPro:IPR011046), WD40-repeat-containing domain (InterPro:IPR017986), WD40/YVTN repeat-like-containing domain (InterPro:IPR015943), WD40 repeat (InterPro:IPR001680), WD40 repeat, subgroup (InterPro:IPR019781); BEST Arabidopsis thaliana protein match is: Transducin/WD40 repeat-like superfamily protein (TAIR:AT3G45620.1); Has 30201 Blast hits to 17322 proteins in 780 species: Archae - 12; Bacteria - 1396; Metazoa - 17338; Fungi - 3422; Plants - 5037; Viruses - 0; Other Eukaryotes - 2996 (source: NCBI BLink).) — protein sequence MDNLSFHDGNIFNLLHTRSQDPSHEVDQRMQFHSSLVRRLSQEQELEGHQGCVNALAWNSNGSLLISGSDDLRINIWNYSSRKLLHSIDTGHTANIFCTKFVPETSDELVVSGAGDAEVRLFNTSRLSGRAEDDNAIIPSALYQCHTRRVKKLAVEPGNPNVVWSASEDGTLRQHDFRESTSCPPAGTAHQECRSVLLDLRSGAKRALADPPKQTLSLKSCDISATRPHLLLVGGSDAFARLYDRRMLPPLASSRKRMPPPPCVNYFCPMHLSERGRTNLHLTHVTFSPNGEEVLLSYSGEHVYLMNVNNGICSTGIMQYTPGDVDNLFSFSNNLHDVESPPQVSTTPQNGFHRSSNAATVKKCTELVEIAKWSLEEGTDVFYAIEAANEVLDAHSNDIESALRHECLCTRAALLLKRKWKNDAHMAVRDCHNARRIDASSFKAHYYMSEALQQLGKCKEALDFATAAQHMNPSDADIVAKVESIKRDLQAAGAEKNEETGAGTTRVLSLSDILYRSEANSDSSHDMSRSEREDSDYDEELELDIQTSLSDDEGRDTDSNSMRGSLNLRIHRVGDDKPMENTVDNASSGTASSSQNDRTSYQPEGAIDMKRRYVGHCNVGTDIKQASFLGQRGEYIASGSDDGRWFIWEKQTGRLMKVLVGDESVLNCIQCHPFDSVVATSGIDNTIKIWSPTASVPSIVAGGSAGPATANVVEVMESNQQKLSRNRENPLSVELMQRFRMQEFAEGNFHPFECTQS from the exons ATGGATAATCTCAGTTTTCACGATGGTAACATCTTCAATCTCCTCCACACAAGGTCCCAGGACCCAAGTCAT GAGGTTGATCAAAGAATGCAGTTTCACTCTTCCTTGGTTCGGAGACTTTCTCAGGAGCAAGAATTGGAG GGACATCAAGGCTGTGTTAATGCTTTAGCGTGGAACTCTAATGGTTCACTTTTGATATCTGGATCAGATGATTTAAGG aTCAATATTTGGAATTACTCCAGTCGGAAGCTTTTGCATTCTATAGATACAGGGCATACTGCCAACATCTTCTGTACGAAGTTTGTCCCTGAAACCTCTGACGAGCTTGTGGTATCTGGTGCTGGAGATGCTGAG GTTAGGCTATTCAATACATCCCGGTTAAGCGGTAGAGCAGAAGATGACAATGCTATTATTCCATCAGCATTGTACCAATGTCACACACGAAGAGTGAAAAAACTAGCT GTCGAACCTGGTAACCCCAATGTTGTATGGAGTGCTAGTGAAGATGGGACTTTAAGGCAGCATGATTTCCGGGAATCTACCTCTTGTCCTCCTGCTGGAACCGCTCACCAAGAATGCCGCAGTGTTCTG CTTGATCTGCGCAGTGGTGCCAAAAGAGCACTAGCTGATCCTCCAAAGCAAACTCTCTCCCTGAAGTCTTGTGATATAAGTGCCACAAGACCGCACCTACTTCTTGTTGGTGGAAG TGATGCATTTGCTCGTTTATACGATAGAAGGATGCTCCCACCGTTGGCATCAAGTCGGAAAAGGATGCCTCCACCTCCGTGTGTCAATTACTTCTGTCCCATGCATCTTTCTGAACGT GGGCGAACAAATTTGCACCTAACACATGTTACTTTCAGTCCTAATGGCGAAGAAGTTTTGCTCAGTTACAGTGGGGAGCATGTCTACCTGATGAATGTAAATAATGGTATTTGCA GCACTGGAATCATGCAATACACACCAGGAGATGTAGataacttgttttctttcagtAACAACCTCCACGATGTAGAATCTCCACCTCAGGTTTCCACCACTCCTCAAAATGGCTTTCACAGAAGTAGCAATGCTGCAACG GTTAAGAAGTGTACGGAATTGGTAGAAATTGCTAAATGGTCTTTAGAAGAGGGTACAGATGTTTTCTATGCAATTGAGGCAGCTAATGAAGTTCTGGATGCTCATTCTAATGATATTGAGTCTGCGCTAAGGCATGAATGCCTTTGTACTCGTGCCGCATTGTTACTCAAG aGGAAGTGGAAGAATGATGCTCATATGGCCGTAAGAGATTGCCATAATGCTCGGAGAATTGATGCTTCATCCTTTAAAGCTCATTACTACATGTCTGAAGCGCTGCAGCAA TTGGGAAAATGTAAAGAAGCTCTAGATTTTGCGACTGCTGCACAACATATGAACCCATCAGATGCCGATATAGTGGCAAAAGTGGAGAGCATTAAAAGGGATCTTCAAGCAG CTGGAGCTGAGAAAAACGAAGAGACAGGAGCTGGAACTACTAGAGTACTTTCTTTAAGCGACATACTATATAGATCAGAGGCCAACAGTGACAGTTCACATGATATGTCGAGATCCGAAAGAGAAGATTCTGATTATGATGAGGAATTGGAGTTGGATATTCAAACTTCGTTGTCTGATGATGAAGGACGAGATACAGACTCAAATTCTATGCGTGGCAGTCTCAACTTACGAATTCATAGAGTAGGTGATGATAAACCGATGGAAAATACAGTTGACAATGCCTCCTCAGGAACTGCATCGTCATCTCAAAATGATAGGACGTCTTATCAG CCAGAGGGAGCCATTGATATGAAACGTAGATATGTTGGCCACTGTAACGTAGGAACTGATATTAAGCAGGCCAGTTTTCTTGGTCAGAGAG GTGAATATATTGCAAGTGGAAGCGATGACGGTCGGTGGTTTATATGGGAGAAACAGACTGGAAGGCTTATGAAAGTGCTCGTTGGCGATGAATCAG TTTTGAACTGCATTCAATGCCATCCGTTTGATAGTGTTGTAGCAACGAGTGGAATTGATAACACAATAAAG ATATGGAGCCCAACCGCATCAGTCCCATCAATTGTAGCAGGAGGATCAGCTGGACCAGCAACCGCCAATGTAGTGGAAGTAATGGAGAGTAATCAACAGAAGCTAAGCCGCAATCGAGAGAATCCTCT GTCTGTGGAGCTAATGCAAAGGTTTAGGATGCAAGAATTTGCAGAAGGAAACTTTCACCCATTTGAATGTACTCAGAGCTAA